A stretch of Maridesulfovibrio zosterae DSM 11974 DNA encodes these proteins:
- the thrB gene encoding homoserine kinase encodes MEEWKSKFSEGCSVCLIGMAGAGKSTLAPLLAARLGWEYIDTDSVIEAYYGRPLQDIVDELGVPEFRKAEDYILSSLGVVRSVVSTGGSVIYGENAMNRISSLGPVIYLRISSETCVERVGGGEGRGLARMPGQSLESLYEERAPLYEKYSDFAVDTDEFSPQECAEQVYQWLRSNEDKQLKDI; translated from the coding sequence ATGGAAGAATGGAAAAGTAAATTTTCGGAAGGATGCTCAGTCTGTCTTATCGGCATGGCCGGGGCTGGTAAGTCTACTTTGGCCCCGCTTCTGGCTGCCAGACTCGGCTGGGAGTATATTGATACTGACTCTGTTATAGAGGCGTACTATGGTCGTCCTTTGCAGGATATTGTTGATGAGCTGGGAGTGCCGGAATTCCGTAAAGCAGAGGATTATATTTTATCCAGTCTGGGAGTTGTACGCAGCGTTGTTTCCACCGGAGGAAGTGTTATTTACGGTGAAAATGCCATGAACCGTATCAGCAGTCTGGGGCCGGTAATTTATTTGCGTATTAGCAGCGAAACCTGCGTTGAGCGAGTCGGAGGCGGGGAAGGCCGCGGTCTGGCCAGAATGCCGGGGCAGTCGCTTGAAAGTCTTTATGAAGAGCGCGCTCCTTTATACGAGAAATATTCAGACTTTGCTGTTGATACGGATGAATTTTCACCGCAGGAATGTGCAGAACAGGTTTATCAGTGGCTCAGGTCAAATGAAGATAAGCAACTTAAGGATATATAA